A single genomic interval of Heliangelus exortis chromosome 11, bHelExo1.hap1, whole genome shotgun sequence harbors:
- the LOC139801235 gene encoding uncharacterized protein: MSGLFVSRESRRGSQGDHGNSQGLLRPQERTEQRSRSRLRLAWVEDEVEEVSLPIPEKEVQLMETDSSPDATILWYSVERGQEMSADVLEELGEAKDKDCLRDLIVNLCPSTLMSLQDVSQGNDGSTCSPGALAVPQQLPCTESCPRVFPQASQVLYRLSQRPRCQGILEALFPRLLMSLIYKLSLAAVMLEQEQPDSDQPVPLGLAVEGIKVLLHAAGCQGHIENIQKEGGWDMMLQAETLERGISLLARELRKSPAEQQAFMFQHMKEILTHRREWQMNFAMTFYTEVSLVGSSASARCS, encoded by the exons atgtctggtCTTTTTGTGTCTCGTGAGAGCCGCCGTGGTTCCCAAGGGGACCACGGCAattcccaggggctgctccgTCCCCAAGAGAg gactgagcagaggtCCAGGAGCCGTCTCCGGCTGgcctgggtggaggatgaggtggaAGAGGTCAGTCTCCCCATCCCAGAGAAGGAGGTCCAGCTGatggagacag attCCAGTCCTGATGCCACCATCCTTTGGTATTCAGTGGAAAGGGGCCAGGAGATGAGCGCGGATGTTCTAGAAGAGttaggagag gCGAAGGACAAGGACTGTCTGAGAGATCTGATAGTCAACCTTTGCCCCTCCACCCTCATgagcctgcaggatgtctcgcag GGCAACGATGGCTCGACGTGCAGCCCTGGGGCTTTGGCAGTgccccagcagcttccttgcactgagagctgtccccGTGTCTTTCCGCAGGCAAGCCAGGTCCTGTACAGGCTCAGCCAGCGGCCCCGCTGCCAGGGGATCCTGGAAGcgctcttccccaggctcctcatgagCTTGATCTACAagctttccctggctgcagtgatgctggagcaggagcagcctgacTCTGATCAACCCGTCCCTTTGGG gctgGCAGTGGAGGGCATTAAAGTTCTGCTGCACGCTGCTGGCTGTCAAGGGCACATCGAGAACATCCAGAAGGAGGgcggctgggacatgatgctgcAAGCAGAGACCCTCGAGAGAGGAATCAgtttgctggccag agagctgAGGAAGAGCCCGGCTGAGCAGCAAGCCTTCATGTTCCAGCACATGAAGGAGATTCTTACTCACAGGAGGGAATGGCAGATGAACTTTGCCATGACTTTCTATactgaggtaagcctggtgggcagcagtgcctctgccaggtgctcctga
- the C11H15orf39 gene encoding uncharacterized protein C15orf39 homolog: MASKRPSESGDPVISNKLPRLEMGGPDASFPPVHGKSSPLPNPSSENHFNYKGSYLACPLPTPEGSEQPLVRWSPASSYPHSGSAAGSQPVPTQGLLGGTCLLYPPPSLAPGKAQDSPMQELLMAREKWSNPGHPFLVKKPVAVNKTPTLAIPTPVYRAPLCFVDPRVVLPPGPRPESLKQRTGDTEWALPAAAPSSHPLHPGEPRGDTGMHKRGPHAKPGLLSLHPSLTLPTTEKGGSPAPFSPYYSTFEKYRDAPGTPFMEASCPTAHSQKKVPEVPRLSPEPWPKLQTPPTSPAFRDWSPACFPHAPRPLPLLYLPPAPPPEAQPGTYNSFGLSGSGEPFPGAYLKPQGPQSFFPNPLDPYVPRAAGAATSPLAKAGALLGDGEPPRPAGYLPGPGFAFSPGDRAVSGTSLAGTEPECDQQQAESHRQRAAAKHPSAFQPLCTPEKVSRGSSRLAPKGEGGWVKGRQGEQEPPYLVMRRDSPPLQDTHTPAAIVLKKGDACKVKGAVPTSPATSPPGGLKAPGDGEVSPSSPPMPVIKTVFSLAPYQDYLEGTEGSDQVPFPRDHLWEDTPLRHTGGSQDPAALGDNLATSSQLPMDMAATQAPKRGSDTIQSQEKKCHGKVPKKPTLGPQDVGSWEGSPGGVGSEDLAPEAVVLDLSLKKNLVKGKERQEPISPAERTPAQEDGEEEKEGLEGKVRVGEGSKPQTPPLLLEVKSNFQSSATFMFKKFKIWRSLPASSLPPPQASAPQHSPSALPGAAPAPQQSLLPEAPHVPGEERAWLLRPIEIPAPQCSAGQYFTTLHTLLCHLLSCSVSRSSPQLLQEWLKKAEPVEELREVSRCPPKPKNSSRIPEAHKPSKGKEIWLAFQDVASLLANLLSQLETFMFARKCPFPHVVRAGAVFIPIHVVKEKLFPKLPGASVDQVLQEHKVELRPTTLSEERHLRDLKLKSCTSRMLKLLALKQLPDIYPDLLNLHWHNSIRQQLGR, from the coding sequence ATGGCCTCAAAACGGCCCTCGGAGTCCGGGGACCCGGTGATTTCCAACAAGCTCCCTCGGCTGGAGATGGGGGGGCCCGACGCCTCTTTCCCCCCTGTCCATGGCAAATCCAGCCCTTTGCCCAACCCCAGCTCTGAAAACCATTTCAACTACAAGGGCTCCTACCTCGcctgccccctgcccacccctgaGGGCTCCGAGCAGCCCCTGGTGCGCTGGAGCCCGGCATCCTCCTACCCTCACTCTGGCAGCGCTGCCGGCAGCCAGCCCGTGCCcacccaggggctgctgggggggacTTGCCTGCTGTacccccctcccagcctggcCCCCGGAAAGGCCCAGGACAGCCCgatgcaggagctgctgatggCCAGGGAGAAATGGTCCAACCCGGGCCACCCTTTCCTGGTGAAGAAGCCGGTGGCAGTGAACAAGACGCCCACCTTGGCCATCCCCACGCCGGTGTACAGAGCCCCCCTGTGTTTTGTGGACCCTCGGGTGGTTTTGCCACCGGGACCCCGTCCGGAGAGCCTGAAGCAGAGAACAGGGGACACAGAGTGGGCTCTGCCCGCCGCTGCCCCCTCCAGCCACCCTCTGCACCCCGGCGAGCCCCGTGGTGACACTGGGATGCACAAGAGGGGTCCCCATGCCAAGCCTGGGCTCCTGTCCCTGCACCCCAGCCTGACGCTGCCCACCACGGAGAAGGGGGGCTCCCCCGCTCCCTTCTCCCCCTACTACTCCACCTTTGAGAAATACCGGGATGCCCCTGGCACGCCTTTCATGGAAGCCAGCTGCCCCACTGCCCACAGCCAGAAGAAGGTGCCTGAGGTCCCCAGGCTCAGCCCAGAGCCCTGGCCCAAGCTCCAGACACCCCCCACCAGCCCGGCGTTCCGGGACTGGTCCCCTGCTTGCTTCCCGCACGCCCCCCGCCCGCTGCCCCTCCTCtacctccctcctgctcctcccccgGAGGCACAGCCTGGCACTTACAACAGCTTCGGCCTATCGGGAAGCGGGGAGCCCTTTCCTGGTGCTTACCTTAAGCCCCAAGGCCCACAGAGCTTCTTTCCCAACCCCTTGGACCCCTACGTGCCACGGGCGGCCGGCGCGGCAACCTCGCCGCTGGCCAAGGCTGGGGCGTTGCTGGGGGATGGTGAGCCCCCCCGGCCAGCTGGCTACCTGCCTGGCCCCGGGTTTGCCTtcagccctggggacagagcagtgTCTGGGACCTCCTTGGCCGGCACGGAGCCCGAGTGCGatcagcagcaggcagagagtCACCGGCAGCGAGCGGCGGCGAAGCACCCCAGTGCTTTCCAACCTCTCTGCACCCCGGAGAAGGTGTCCAGAGGCTCCAGCAGGCTGGCACCCAAAGGAGAAGGGGGCTGGGTGAAAGGCaggcagggggagcaggagccCCCATACCTGGTGATGAGGAGGGACAGCCCACCCCTCCAGGACACCCATACCCCAGCTGCCATCGTCCTAAAGAAGGGAGATGCCTGCAAGGTCAAGGGTGCAGTCCCCACTTCTCCAGCCACCTCTCCTCCTGGAGGGTTGAAAGccccaggggatggggaggtgtctccctcctccccacccatGCCAGTGATCAAAACCGTCTTCAGCCTGGCACCTTACCAAGACTACCTGGAGGGCACCGAGGGCTCGGACCAggtccccttccccagggaccATCTCTGGGAGGATACCCCGCTGAGACACACAGGGGGCAGCCAGGACCCTGCTGCCCTTGGGGACAACTTGGCCACATCCAGCCAGCTTCCCATGGACATGGCAGCCACCCAGGCACCGAAGAGGGGCAGTGACACGATCCAGAGCCAAGAGAAAAAGTGTCATGGAAAGGTCCCCAAAAAGCCAACGCTTGGGCCCCAGGATGTGGGGTCTTGGGAGGGCAgtcctgggggggtggggagtgaGGACCTGGCCCCTGAGGCTGTTGTGTTGGACCTCAGCTTGAAGAAGAACCTGGTGAAAGGCAAGGAGAGGCAGGAACCCATCAGCCCTGCAGAGAGGACACCGgcccaggaggatggggaggaggagaaagagggtCTGGAGGGGAAGGTGAGGGTGGGAGAGGGGTCGAAACCCCAGACACCACCATTGCTGCTCGAGGTCAAGAGCAACTTCCAGAGCTCAGCCACCTTCATGTTCAAAAAATTCAAGATCTGGCGGtccctcccagccagcagcctgccccccccccaggccagtgccccccagcacagcccctcagctctgccaggagctgccccagcccctcagcagTCCCTGCTGCCTGAAGCCCCCCATGTGCCGGGGGAGGAGAGGGCTTGGCTGCTCCGGCCGATTGAGATCCCTGCCCCGCAGTGCTCTGCCGGGCAGTATTTCACCACCCTGCACACCTTGCTCTGccacctcctctcctgctccgTGTCCAGGTCCTCCCCGCAGCTCCTGCAGGAGTGGTTGAAGAAGGCAGAGCCAGTGGAGGAGCTCAGAGAGGTGTCCAGATGCCCCCCCAAACCCAAGAACAGCTCCAGGATCCCCGAAGCCCACAAGCCCTCCAAAGGCAAGGAGATCTGGCTGGCTTTCCAAGATGTGGCCTCTCTCCTCGCCAACCTTCTGTCTCAGCTGGAGACCTTCATGTTTGCTCGGAAGTGTCCTTTCCCCCACGTCGTCCGGGCAGGGGCTGTCTTCATCCCCATCCACGTGGTGAAGGAGAAGCTTTTCCCCAAGCTCCCCGGGGCCTCTGTGGACCAAGTGCTGCAGGAGCACAAGGTGGAGCTGCGTCCCACCACGCTTTCCGAGGAGAGGCACTTGAGGGACCTGAAGCTGAAGAGCTGCACCTCACGCATGCTGAAGCTCCTGGCACTCAAGCAGCTCCCTGACATCTACCCGGACCTGCTGAACCTCCACTGGCACAACTCcatcaggcagcagctgggtaGGTAG
- the LOC139800918 gene encoding uncharacterized protein has product MAREMRGSSLLESILTCLKDPSTDVRMKALLFFRTMMGQLKRKEASPIALLLVEKLPALFGDESSQVQELSLRLFEDTLKAAVRRDKAEMKDATRRVALSLFLHMNAESRSMAEASGKGLLICAKFLGWRKLKRVIKKKRTWLIGETLLKQERSRVEDYLYFSLPYLWDSQTSVRLEAIRFMGTAAQHLGRNPSQRTMEVVWDALKRCDDDLDASVRSLAGQTLRILQTVRELERSRRSFRGLCFSC; this is encoded by the exons ATG gcaagagaaatgcggggcagctctctgctggagagcatcctgacgtgcctgaaggatccatcCACAGACGTCAGGATGAAGGCCTTGCTCTTCTTCCGGACCATGATGGGtcagctgaagaggaaagaggccagccccatcgctctgctgctggtggagaagctcccagccctctttggtgat gagtccagccaggttCAAGAGCTCTCCCTCCGCCTCTTTGAAGACACGCTGAAGGCTGCGGTGCGGAgagacaaggcagagatgaaggacGCGACACGCCGGGTCGCGCTCTcgctcttcctgcacatgaatgctgagagcaggagtatGGCTGAG gcctctggcaaaggcctcctcatctgtgccaagttcctgggctggaggaagctgaagagggtTATTAAGAAGAAGAGGACCTGGCtgattggagagactttg ctgaagcaggagaggagcagggtggaAGACTACCTGTACTTCAGCCTGCCCTACCTGTGGGACTCTCAGACCAGCGTGAGATTGGAGGCCATCAGGTTCatgg ggactgctgcgcagcacctggggaggaatccATCCCAACGGACGATGGAGGTTGTGTGGGATG ccCTCAAGCGCTGTGACGATGACCTTGATGCCTCAGTCAGGTCCCTAGCAGGTCAGACCTTGCGCATCCTGCAGActgtgagggagctggagagatcaAGACGGTCCTTCCGAGGCCTGTGCTTCTCCTGCTGA
- the LOC139801236 gene encoding uncharacterized protein → MEAKTCSDLHFRLHCFGLENLDSEKLSISLSVFQLGRSRTDTLERVISEVTGSLSALYRVRNFTVTQLRNISGGLEVTGDIYLDTIIHADVAEVVQALTALAACSVDLTSLWVEGARPHLQVYPLSFLITNRPFSPDLLDPLALEQQELSRDLGDVVARALRDQRSFLQVVIRGFLPGSLICHGDVIFQHPAPTSLEILEALVLTVGPRKTLAGSDFEVDPYSLAVGEDTLEPPLPDPGFPEYGVAIVVVGGLCLLTAPIVLLMCLRTKRLSRWDVAVLWERRDLEAGTQTLEMDNQGFRMSADQASGLGLVSGKDWKAQLVFLQARGPWC, encoded by the exons ATGGAAGCCAAAACCTGCTCAGATTTGCACTTCAGGCTTCACT GCTTTGGTCTGGAGAACCTGGATTCAGAGAAGCTGTCCATCTCTCTCTCAGTCTTCCAGCTCGGGAGGAGCAGGACAGACAccctggagagggtgatcagtGAG GTAACTGGGTCTCTCAGTGCCCTGTACCGTGTGAGGAACTTCACTGTCACTCAGCTCAG AAACATCAGTGGGGGCCTGGAGGTCACTGGAGACATCTATCTCGATACCATCATCCACGCTGATGTTGCAGAAGTTGTGCAGGCCCTGACAGCTCTGGCTGCCTGCTCTGTGGACCTGACCTCCCTCTGGGTGGAGG GAGCCAGACCTCACCTCCAGGTGTACCCACTCTCCTTCCTCATCACCAACAGACCCTTCAGCCCAGACCTGCTGGATCCACTtgctctggagcagcaggagctcagcagagaCCTTGGTGATGTG GTGGCAAGAGCCTTGAGGGACCAGAGGAGCTTCCTGCAAGTTGTGATAAGAGGATTCCT GCCTGGTTCCTTGATCTGCCATGGGGATGTGATCTTCCAGCACCCTGCTCCTACCAGTCTGGAGATTTTGGAAGCTCTTGTGCTCACAGTTGGGCCAAGGAAGACCTTGGCTGGCTCAGACTTTGAGGTGGACCCATACTCCCTTGCTGTGGGAG AGGACACCCTGGAGCCTCCCCTGCCTGATCCAGGCTTTCCAGAGTATGGTGTGGCCATAGTGGTCGTGGGTGGCCTCTGCCTCCTTACTGCTCCCATCGTCTTGCTGATG TGTCTCAGAACCAAGAGGCTCAGCCGGTGGGATGTGGCAGTCCTCTGGGAGAGAAGAGACCTTGAAGCAGGGACCCAGACCCTGGAAATGGATAACCAAGGGTTCCGGATGTCTGCCGACCAGGCAAGTGGCCTTGGCTTAGTTTCTGGTAAAGATTGGAAAGCACAGCTGGTGTTTCTGCAGGCCAGAGGTCCCTGGTGCTGA